Proteins found in one Lutimonas zeaxanthinifaciens genomic segment:
- a CDS encoding TonB-dependent receptor has translation MKNKLLLFIAFTVMLTVTTNAQVTTSGISGVINDDTGQALPSATVVAIHVPTGTKYGGTSNFDGVINLRNMRVGGPYTITISYVGFKTEEITDVFLTLGKSFDFTSNLQQDSQQLDEVIITTSNDSDTFSKGRTGSATSVGRKEISALPTISRSAADFTRLDPAASGGSFGGRNDQYNNYSLDGSIFNNPFGLDAPTPGGQTGAQPISLDAIDQITVANAPYDVTQSGFTGASINAVTKSGTNEFHGTVYGFFRNQDMTGSKINGEKIFVPKLEQKQYGFSVGGPIIKNKLFFFANFERDDRIDSGSDWIPNTGSGAVNESRVSLSDMEDVRDKLVALGYDPGAIQGYTHQTESYKGIFKLDWNISDNHRLALIYNFLDASKEKPAHPSALGFRGPSANTIQFENAGYQINNELHSFLAELNSNFGDNITNKFQIGYSIFNDFRNPFSSPAPSFTIQENGSNYIIAGHEPFSINNKLDQKVFQLTDNFTYFVGQHAITAGISFEKFMFGNSFNLGVYGARGVFFPTSGSVDEFVNDPTIADDLANAITAHETLTSNGQGNPGGFNWYKADFGQFAFYFQDEWNVTDNFRMTIGLRFDKPMYFDTSRYAEEFIETQCCYNPEIEYFDPATGEEVFFDSTEMPTEQILFSPRFGFNWDVNGNSKFQVRGGTGIFTGRLPFVWIGNQVGNPNFFFYQVVDPDFKWPQVWRTNVGVDYRFDNDLVLTSDLSYTKDINAAHVQNWGLNNPTGTLSGVDNRAIYTDADRNSFQNAAYVFTNSDKGRIWNWSVKAEKNFGRNFYFSAAYNYMNSKDVNSIEAEITGDAFAGNPALNNVNDDVLSYSKYGDDHRFIGVISKQWDYGANDKWSTLISSVLEFAQGNRFNYTYGGDINADGSNLNDLIYVPTEAELGQMQFAGPGQAEAFNDFIEQDKYLKGRRGQYAERYAAISPWRDRIDLRILQSFNFNQSKKKQTLQFSIDILNFGNMISSSWGVIQQPNSIQPIGVSVDPDTKVPTYSFDGNLTKTFGYDSSIESRWQMQIGLRYIF, from the coding sequence ATGAAGAATAAATTACTGTTGTTTATTGCATTTACTGTGATGTTGACCGTTACAACGAATGCACAAGTTACCACCTCTGGAATTTCTGGGGTAATTAATGATGACACAGGACAGGCCTTACCAAGCGCCACTGTTGTCGCCATTCATGTTCCTACAGGAACCAAATACGGAGGTACATCAAATTTTGATGGAGTCATCAACCTAAGAAATATGAGGGTTGGAGGGCCTTATACCATAACAATTAGTTATGTAGGGTTTAAAACGGAGGAAATTACGGATGTCTTTTTAACCTTAGGAAAATCATTTGATTTTACGAGTAATTTGCAACAAGACAGCCAACAATTAGATGAGGTTATCATTACAACGTCGAATGATAGCGACACTTTTAGTAAAGGCAGGACCGGCTCTGCCACAAGTGTGGGAAGAAAAGAGATCTCAGCGCTACCTACCATCTCGAGGTCCGCTGCCGATTTTACCCGGCTTGACCCTGCGGCTTCAGGAGGATCTTTCGGAGGTAGAAACGATCAATATAATAACTACTCACTTGATGGTTCTATATTTAACAACCCATTCGGACTGGACGCTCCCACTCCAGGGGGGCAAACCGGGGCTCAACCTATTTCTCTGGATGCTATAGATCAGATCACTGTGGCAAATGCACCATATGATGTAACTCAATCAGGCTTTACGGGAGCATCTATAAATGCGGTAACCAAAAGTGGTACCAACGAATTTCACGGAACCGTTTATGGATTTTTCAGAAATCAGGACATGACGGGCAGCAAGATCAACGGTGAAAAAATATTTGTTCCAAAATTAGAGCAAAAACAATACGGATTCAGCGTTGGTGGACCAATTATCAAGAATAAACTATTCTTCTTTGCTAATTTTGAAAGAGATGACAGAATAGATTCAGGATCAGACTGGATTCCAAACACCGGGTCTGGGGCAGTTAACGAATCAAGGGTATCCCTGTCAGATATGGAAGATGTTAGAGACAAGCTTGTAGCTTTGGGCTATGATCCCGGTGCTATTCAAGGATATACACATCAAACAGAATCCTATAAAGGAATCTTTAAACTGGATTGGAATATTTCAGATAATCACAGATTAGCTTTAATCTATAATTTTCTTGATGCCTCAAAAGAAAAGCCGGCACATCCAAGTGCTCTGGGATTCAGAGGGCCAAGTGCCAACACAATTCAGTTTGAAAATGCAGGTTACCAGATCAACAATGAACTACACTCCTTCCTTGCGGAACTAAACTCAAATTTTGGAGATAATATTACCAATAAGTTCCAAATAGGTTATAGTATATTTAATGATTTCAGGAATCCTTTTTCTTCTCCTGCTCCTAGCTTTACGATTCAGGAAAACGGATCAAATTATATCATTGCTGGTCATGAACCATTCTCGATCAACAACAAATTAGATCAAAAGGTGTTTCAATTGACCGATAACTTCACGTATTTTGTCGGACAGCATGCTATTACAGCAGGTATATCATTTGAGAAATTCATGTTTGGCAATTCCTTCAATTTGGGAGTTTACGGAGCTCGTGGTGTATTTTTTCCCACATCGGGTTCTGTGGATGAATTTGTAAATGACCCGACTATTGCCGATGACCTGGCTAATGCAATTACCGCACATGAGACTCTCACTTCGAACGGACAAGGAAATCCTGGAGGATTCAATTGGTACAAGGCTGATTTTGGGCAGTTTGCCTTTTATTTTCAGGACGAATGGAACGTGACGGACAATTTTAGAATGACCATTGGATTGAGATTTGACAAACCCATGTATTTTGATACATCTCGCTATGCCGAGGAGTTCATTGAAACACAATGTTGTTACAACCCCGAAATAGAATATTTTGACCCGGCAACCGGTGAGGAAGTATTTTTTGACAGTACTGAGATGCCTACGGAACAAATTTTATTTTCACCTAGATTCGGTTTTAACTGGGATGTAAACGGGAACAGTAAATTCCAAGTAAGAGGTGGAACGGGAATCTTTACGGGTAGGCTGCCATTTGTCTGGATCGGTAACCAGGTAGGTAACCCGAATTTCTTCTTTTACCAAGTGGTTGATCCTGATTTCAAATGGCCTCAGGTCTGGAGGACCAATGTAGGTGTGGATTACCGATTTGACAATGATCTTGTACTTACTTCTGATTTAAGTTATACAAAAGATATCAATGCGGCTCATGTGCAAAACTGGGGATTGAACAATCCTACAGGAACCTTAAGCGGAGTTGACAACCGAGCGATCTATACTGACGCAGATAGAAATTCTTTCCAGAATGCTGCCTACGTATTTACAAACTCTGATAAAGGAAGAATCTGGAACTGGTCTGTTAAAGCAGAAAAAAACTTTGGCAGAAATTTTTATTTCAGTGCGGCCTATAATTACATGAATTCAAAAGATGTAAACTCCATTGAAGCGGAAATTACTGGAGATGCCTTTGCCGGTAACCCTGCCCTGAACAATGTGAATGATGACGTTTTATCTTATTCAAAATACGGAGATGACCACAGGTTTATTGGGGTTATTTCAAAACAATGGGATTATGGTGCAAATGATAAATGGAGCACTTTAATTTCATCAGTTCTGGAATTTGCACAAGGGAACAGATTCAATTACACTTATGGTGGAGATATCAATGCTGACGGCTCCAATCTTAATGACCTCATTTATGTACCTACTGAAGCTGAATTAGGGCAGATGCAATTTGCCGGACCAGGTCAGGCCGAGGCTTTCAACGATTTTATCGAGCAGGATAAATACCTAAAAGGAAGAAGAGGTCAGTATGCAGAAAGATACGCCGCTATTTCTCCATGGAGAGACAGAATTGATCTAAGAATTCTTCAAAGTTTTAATTTTAACCAGTCAAAGAAAAAGCAAACGCTTCAATTTAGTATCGATATTTTGAATTTTGGGAACATGATCAGTTCGAGCTGGGGAGTTATTCAACAACCTAATTCGATACAGCCCATTGGAGTTTCTGTTGATCCAGACACCAAGGTTCCAACTTATTCTTTTGATGGAAACTTGACCAAAACCTTCGGATATGATTCAAGTATTGAATCGAGATGGCAAATGCAGATCGGGTTAAGATACATTTTCTAA